The DNA region tggCTGGTCTGTGACTTCCTGCTGCACTAGTGGTGGGAACCTTAACACTtggcccttttcttttttttgacatcCTCTTGGTTGATGACTGTTTATAGATCTAGGAAGACTGGAAACCTCTGTCTTCCTCCCAGATTTTCCTGTGACTTCagaaagttacttaatttctggCAGTTTGAGGATTTGGATTATTGTCGTTTTCTTTCCTCAAATGGGTTGTCTATTTTAACTGGTTGTAAAAGAGATAGCAAGAAGAGTTTATTCCTACATATAGGGCTTATGTCTGAAGACAAGAGCATATAGTGCTCCAGAGACAACAATTCATCTGGTTAGTCAGTCTGTGCCTGCATTCCTGCTGTGTCCTGGTGTGGTGTGAGGAGTCACTGAGCTAGGAAGCAAGCACGTACCATTCTTGAGTATTCCTGTCCTCGTGATGGCTTAGAGCTGGGCTGAGAAGACACTGAAGGAATAATCGTGATGGCTGAAGGGGTGACGCAGGACCATGGGTCTGTGTCACGTTCGAACTCATTCAAGCCTGGGGCTTGGTCCTGCTTCCCCATGCAGGCCATGTTTAACCCGAGACTGTTCTGAAGGACGGGTTGGGGCTGGCAAGGTGAGAGTAGGCAGAGGTGGCGTTCCAACCAGGGAGGATGTCGTGGGAAAACGTGCTTTTGCGGAACCtgcaaatgtttttgtttttttggttctttcctGCCACAGGCCTCAGCAACTGTTGCCATTCCCAAAGAACACCATCGCTTTGTTATTGGCAAAAATGGAGAGAAACTGCAAGACTTGGAGCTAAAAACTGCAACCAAAATCCAGATCCCACGCCCAGATGACGCCAGCAATCAGATCAGGATCACCGGCACCAAAGAGGGCATCGAGAAAGCTCGCCACGAGGTCCTGCTCATCTCCGCCGAGCAGGTGTGGCCAGCCACGGGCCTGGTGTGCGTGGTGGCCTTGCCCCAACCACCGGGAGGCCCAGATCTGTGCCCTCATGGTTTCCGTCCTTCCCTCTCAGGACAAACGTGCTGTGGAGAGGCTGGAAGTAGAGAAGGCGTTCCACCCCTTCATCGCGGGGCCGTACAACCGGCTGGTCAGCGAGATCATGCAGGAGACGGGGACACGCATCAACATACCCCCGCCCAGCGTCAACCGGACCGAGATCGTCTTCACGGGGGAGAAGGAGCAACTGGCTCAGGCTGTGGCTCGCGTCAAGAAGGTTTACGAGGAGAAGGTAGCAGTCAGGAGGGGGGCAGAgagcagcccagccctgccctgtagCCTTCGAGGCCTGGACAGCTCCAGTCGCCACAGTTAGAAGGGGGCGCCTGCGCCTCCCCGTAGCTGTGAGGCAGTGGGCCAGGCTCTGCTGGGCGGCTGTCCCCACGGATTCCCACCCGAGCTCCCCCTGCCCTGTGTGCCCCTGGGCACGTGTCGCTCAGAGCTGATCAGGCCTTTGGGTGAGCTGTTAGCCTGAGTCGGTGGGCTTTGAGGTCTGACGCTGGTTCCTTTATTTGGGGAGATGACggggtgtttttgtttcttcctagCTAGTTGCAATGATTACTCTGGGCTTGACTTAAATTCTGCAGTAATTCTTTTGAGGAGAAAGCCCAGTCCTTGATTAGTGGAGTTTTCTGGGGATTGGCTGGTCATCGTCTTCACTATTCGGGGCTCACTTGCTGTAGTCGGGGCCCCGTGTCCTGCTCCCGGCCCTTCCCTCTGACACCCTCACGGCGCTCTTACTTAGAAAAAGAGGACCACGACCATCGCAGTGGAGGTGAGGAAATCCCAGCACAAGTATGTCATCGGGCCCAAGGGCAATTCCCTGCAGGAGATCCTGGAAAGAACTGGAGTCTCTGTGGAGATCCCTCCTTCAGACAGCACCTCAGAGACTGTGATCCTCCGAGGCGAGCCTGAAAAGCTGGGGCAGGCGTTGACTGAAGTCTATGCCAAGGTAACTGCTCACTGTGGGGAGACTCCGATGAGCGTTTCCTGGGACCGTGTCAGGGGAGGGCAGCACTCACCTGTCTCTGAGCCCTGGTGAGCCACCTGGCTTGGTGTTCACGAAACCTGGACTCTGCAGACCCACGGGTTTGTTTCCTGGTTTTCCTAGGCCAACAGTTTTACGGTCTCCTCCGTCTCTGCTCCTTCCTGGCTTCACCGTTTCATCATTGGCAAGAAAGGGCAGAACCTGGCCAAAATCACTCAGCAGATGCCAAAGGTAAGGAATCGTTGTCTGCTGTGTTGAGTTGATCTTCGTCATCCCATTGCTGACATTGCTTTTGtcctgtgggggtgggggtgcctTTGAAGACCGGGGCACCCGTTTTAAAGATCAGTTGTTGTGGGTGACAGTCAGCTGCTCCGTGGTTAGCCAGGGGTGAGCAGAATACGTTTTTTCAAATACCCGTGTCACGTCTTTGGGTCTTTTTAACCAGGGGAAGAGTGTATTCCTAAGTCTATTGAATATCTCAAGAAATACCTCATTTAGTTGTTACGGTGTCGTAACCTGTGAGTAGTTACATCTGAGAATTTCGTGGAGCAGAACTTGTATACGATTCGTGTGGAGGTGGAGTCTGTGGGCCTTTCTGCCCTCCGCGTCTCTGTCCTTCGGGCGGCAGTAGGTCCGGTAACCTTGGCAGAGAACGCGTGCGTCGTATTTCGTTCCTGTTCTGTTCAGAGTCCTGGTTCCCACGGTGGGGCTGGCTCCGTGGCGCCGGCCTCCCGGGTTGCCCTCCCCATGCGTTGTTTCTCACCTGGTGTGTTGGGCCGGGTGGGGTCGGGGGGCAGTGGTGGTGACGTTTCACCCCCGTTGTCGTCTGTCTCACCCCCCCTCGCAGACGGGGGGGGGGCGTGAGCAGTGAGGTGTTGATGTGCTCCATGCCAGTGGTTTTGGTGGCGCACAGTGGGGAGGCCTTTGCGGTTCCCACACAGTGTTTAGTACCAAAACCGTGGTCATCCCCAGACCGCCTTTCCAACTTCTCCTGGTGTCTGTGGATCGGCTGCTGCCCTGGGAGAGCAGCCCAGGCTCGCATAGGAGGTTGCTGTGGCCGTGCCATCCCGGTGGGCCGACTCTTGTTTTGGTGCGGTAGGTCCACATCGAGTTCACGGAGGGCGAGGACAGGATCACCCTGGAAGGCCCCACAGAGGATGTAAACGTGGCCCAGGAACAGATCGAAGCCATGGTCAAGGACTTGGTAAGGTGCCCCGGGTGCTGGCCGAGTGGGCATAGGGCATAATCCTGTCACTTGCCAGTCAGACCTCACGTGGGGGCCCTGGAGGCGCGGGAGGGGGGCCCAGTCGGCAAGTGGCGAGTTCTGAAACAGCTGGAATCTGGCCGAAGTCCGGGAGAGCCGTGGGTAGACGAAACCTTACTGTGGCAGGGTGTAGACGAAACCTTACTGTGGACGAAACCTTACTGTGGGTCTTGCGAGAGGCCTGTAGGACGATCCTGCCGCAGACCCTGAAGCTGAGTGGGAAGAGAGGGCGGCCGCTGCCAGCTCCCGGGCCTTGGTTCTGGCTGTGTGTCTGCGGATCTGGGCCCAGGTCCTGGACTCTGGTCTCTAGTGTCCTGCTCTGTGCTTCTCCCGCAGATTAACCGGATGGACTACGTGGAGATCAACATCGACCACAAGTTCCACAGACACCTCATCGGGAAGAGCGGGGCCAACAGTGAGTGGGGGCAGCACGCGGAGGGCAGGTGGGGCGTCCTCAGCAGAGCGCCAGCGGGAGGGCGGCCTGGACTCCTAGCTGGGGCCTCCCCCAGGGCCGAGGTTGGCCTGGAGCTGATGGGCCTAGAGGTGAACGTGATGAGCCTGGTCGTGAAGGCATGCAGGGGGCCGTGTCCTCACAGTTCAGCCAGACCTGCTGGGGTGGGGTCTGCCATCCGCCATCCTCACGTGCGCCCCTGACCACGCCCCTGCTGGACTGGCCAGCCCAGGCTCAGCCGCGGACTGAACCGGCTCAAGTTGGAACGTGCCGAGTGAGCGCTACGCTTGAATCCGCGGATGTCGGATGTGTTTTGAAATCCACTGCTTTGCTCAGTTTAACTTCAGTGCCGTTCTAGGCATCACGGTGCTCACCAGTCCTGAGAACAGCTCTGTCCCCTGTGTGTGACCTTTGGTGGAGGTGAGGTAGCGGGCACCCCCCGCCAGTGTAGGTAGGACACCTCCGTGTGCCTGCCCTGTTGGGTTTTGCCCTGTGCAGTCCATTCTTTGTTCAGAGTAAATGTAAGCTAGTTAGTTGCTGCTGCTTTAGTTGGTGTCAGTTGTGAGTTCTGGAGCGTTGTAAACAACGGGCAGACGCCCACAGGGAGTGCCACCAGTCAGTGCTGCTTGAGCCGTAAATTTGCACACACCataaatttgcttttgttttttgttttgtttaactgcAGTGTTTTCTTAAACAGAAAATGTAAGGAAGTGCAGTTCTGATGTTAATTTCTGGTTTCTGCTCCCTGGGAAGTGCAGAGCCACTTTGCATTGTTCAGAGAATTGTGTCTGTTCCGTTCTCTTTTGGTTCAGTTTCTCACCTTCGTTTTCTTTCATCTAAAATCTGCCACCCAGCTTCTGTGTCCTTGGCTCTTGTCCCATGTGGTTCTGCCCTGGAACAGCAGCCCCCGAGCGGGTCGGCTCATGGCTGTGTCCGTGTTTGCTCAGATCCCTCCTTGGCGACCCTCTAAGGAGCTTGGTTCCCCTTTACTACATGGTGGGCAAAATGCCGACCCCATTTCCTGGTGATGAGGCTTCCCCAGGGTGTGGGAGCCTGGATCTCTGTCTAGAGAAGGTGACAGGGGAGGGTTGTCAACAACTCCAATGGTTTTGCAAAGACAGTGAAGTGCTCAGGCTGGAGCTGGGCTGACGATGGAGTCTCCTTAGACAGCATGGCCTCCGTGGGCTCCAAGGTGGTCGATGGGGGTGCTTTTATCTTCAGGTAATGTGGGAGCTTCTGGATTTTAAtggcttcttatttttattatattcttgagagtaatttttttttacttgaacaGCAGTTGTCTGTCTCCACATTAGAAATGCGCTGGCCGTGCCCAGACCAGCTGTATCTCAGGCACCGAGTGGCCCTCGCCGTAGGACACTGGAAGTTCTCAGGGAGGTGCCAGCCTGTGGTCCATACCTGGCTCCTTGTCGAACATGGAAGGTCTTGCTGTGGAGTTTTTGCTTATGGGAGGAGCGGTTAGCTTTGGGGAGGGCTCTAGCCCTGTCCTGCCGCGTTGTGAGTCATTGGTGGCGCAAGGTAGATTCTACATCCAGTTGCGCGTGTCCTTTTGTGTTCTTCAGTAAACAGAATCAAAGACCAGTACAAGGTGTCCGTGCGCATCCCTCCCGACAGCGAGAAGAGCAACCTGATCCGCATCGAGGGGGACCCGCAGGGCGTGCAGCAGGCCAAGCGCGAGCTGCTGGAGCTCGCCTCCCGCATGGTGAGCCCgcggctggggctggggctgtgtGGCAGCACCTTCCTCCTGTGCCGTCCTAGAGGGTGGCCGGTGCGGGTGTGACTTGCTGGTACCGAGTTTCCTTCATTCCCCCCCATCCCCAGGGCCCCATGTAGTGCTAGGGAGGTGCTAGGGCTCTGGGTGCTCAGCCTTGGCCAGACCCCAGAGTCCCAGCTGCAGTGATGACTTCTCTGGAGGTGATTCTCGTGTGCAGCCAAGGTCAAGAAGCACGGCTGTGTGGTTATCTGCACAGCCAGCGTCGGGGTGGTGCCTTGTTCCCCATCCCAGAGACTAAGCCACCAGCCCTCACACACGTTTCTTGGTTTTCTGAGTCAAATGCAGACAGATATATCCTTGCTCTGGGGTGCCTTATCCTGGTACTGGGTTGCTGAACCCTTGTTTCTCTGTCACCCTGATGCCAGTCTGATCCAGAACCTCCCAGAATTGTTTGAAGCATCTGCTTGGCTGTTAGTGTTTGTCTCTGTGTTCCAGCTCTGCTCGTTTTCTTGTACTTCCCACGTTTTGATAGGACCTCTGGAGGAGGGTGAGAGCCACACGGGTTCAGCGCCCTGTGTTGAGCCACTCTTCCTTAATCGTCCGCACAGGGACGCGGTCCGGGCCACGCAGTGTTCAGGAGGGCTGTGCAGAGGGCGAAGCCTCGCAGCCCGCCCGttaagtagaattgctggatgaGCTGCTGCAGTAGCACTTCTGGGTGAAGGGTCCTACACTCCGTTTTCTCGTTCTGCTTTGTTCAGGAGAATAACACACAACCAGAGAAACGTGCAGTGTGGGCATTGCTGGAGAGGGCAGGTGCTCTGCGAGGGGTGCTCCCTGCCAGCCGCTGGTGCCTGGCAGTGCTGCAGGGGTGCACCTGGGCGCCCCTCACTGTGCTCAGTTGTATTTTTAGGAAAACGAGCGTACCAAGGATCTAATCATTGAGCAGAGATTTCATCGCACAATCATTGGGCAGAAGGGTGAACGGATCCGTGAAATTCGGGACAAATTCCCAGAGGTAAAGGTTTCCCAAAGACATTCTTGATTCAATATTTTGGAATGCAGTCCTCGCTGATAATCAGACTTGGTCTCCTGATGATTTGTTCTAGGTCATCATCAACTTTCCAGACCCAGCACAGAAAAGCGATATTGTCCAGCTTAGAGGGCCCAAGAATGAGGTGGAGAAATGCACGAAGTACATGCAGAAGGTGGCGGCAGACCTGGTGAGGGCACGCTTCCATGCTTTGCTGTGCGACAGTGTCCAGGGTGGTAGGGGCTGGGGGTGCTCCCCAGAACCCCTGCTTCGGGGAGCGCGCTCGGGCACTGGGGCAGCCCCCCCACCTCACGGTATTTAGAGCAGCAGAAATCCTTTTCCTGTGCAGAgttactttgtttcttttcataaatttatttatttacttacttctggctgtgttgggtcctcgttactgcccacgggctttctctggttgcggcgaggggggggctcctctttgttgcggtggcctctcctgttgcacagcacgggctctaggcacgtgggcttcagtcgttgcagcacgtgggctcagtagctgtggcctgcgggctctagagcgtaggctcagaagtcgtggcacaggggcttagttgcttcgcagcatgtgggatcttcccggaccagggctcaaacccgtgtcccctgcgttgggaggcggattcttagccactgcgtcaccagggaagtccctgctttgttTCTTGAGGGGTCTTCGGATACCTAGGCAGAGAAATTCTCCCACCCAGTAAGGAGAAGAGAGGGTTACACACGTAGCCTGAGGAGTCACGTATTGATTTGTTATCTTCCTCGAAACTTGGAATGCGAAGAGGCAGTTTGGAAAGTGCTGAGGGCGGTTGGTGGGAGGGCTGCAGGTGCCCCGTGCTTTCCAGGGGTTCTCGGGGGCTTGGACTTGACCTCCTCAGAGGGGTGATGGGGAGGGCTTCCCAGCGCTGCCCTGGAGGGTGGGAATTGCTGCCCTCATGGGCATTTTGAGCTCTCTCCTAGGCCTGGCATCCCGGCCTCTGCCCACCCTCAGGCAGCTCTGCTCCTGGCTATGACACCAAAGAGCTGGTGTGTGTCCAGGCACTTCTGGATTGTAGAACACGTGTGTAACAGATCATAGGCGCTCTCGCGGGCCACTCTTCCCGGGAGGGACTTTGCGGTAGCTGACTGGCACGCCCGGTTGGTCAGTTGTCGGATAAGTTGTCTCACCTTTCCTGTGACAAATCTCTGGAGGTCAGGTGGGGAGAGAAGTAGGTCGCAGAATCCTGTCATTCCGTCCCACCTTCAGGCACAAGAAGGACAAGTCAATCTGTAGTACGACGGTTAATTGTACCATCTTCTGTGTTTTTTAGGTGGAAAATAGCTATTCAATTTCTGTTCCGATCTTCAAACAGTTTCATAAGAACATCATTGGGAAAGGAGGTGCAAACATTAAAAAGGTGACCGGCCGGCGTGTCTcccaaatcttggctctgccccccctgcccccatAGCCCTGCGCTGTTCTGGCTTTAGAGCTGAAGAAGGGAGCCTTGCTGCCCAGCCCTGGGAAGTCAGCCCCTCACGGTCCCCTCGCTCCTTGTAGATCCGGGAGGAAAGCAACACCAAGATCGACCTTCCTGCAGAGAACAGCAACTCGGAGACCATCATCATCACAGGCAAGCGAGCCAACTGCGAGGCCGCCCGGAGCCGCATCCTGTCCATCCAGAAAGACCTGGTAACGGGACGCTGTGTGGCGGGGTGCTCtagcctggggcctggggtgcAGGGCCGGGTGGGCCACCAAGAGATGCCTGCCGCTTGTCCCACTCAGGTGCTTGGAAATCGTCCCATTCTGAaggtgttacttttttttttttcaattttttgaaaaattaacagGCAAGAGGCCGCATGTGTTTAAAGTGTGCAGTGTACGTTTTGACCGCTGGAGTCACCTGCACGACCCAGATAGCGCACCCCGTCCCCCCGGAATACCCTCATCCCCCTCACTCCCGCCTCTGCCCCACTGGGCTCCTGGCGCCCCCCATCCACCCTGGTCTCTGCGCCGCCGTGGGTTGGGGTGAGTTTCCTGCTTCACTGTGTGAGGGGAACCGTGGCGCCTCCTCCCGCACGCAGGCCTCGCTGTTCTCAGACCACAGGTCCTTCCAGATTCACCACGTTGTCACATGTGTCAGTGCTGCTTTTCACTGCCGGGTGACGCTTCATCACAGGAGATCATGTTCCTTCTTGTGTGAGCTttgtagtttgtgtctttcaaggggTTTCCTCTTTTATCTAAGTTGTCAAGTTAACTAGTgtaaaaattttcttaatgttCACGTATTATCTCTTTCCTGTCTCTGGTAATGTCATCTTTCTCATTCCTAGTATGCGTAATTTGCAGCATTGTAGAATGATCTCCTTTTAACCCTCGTaatattcttttctctgaaatctactttttctCTTATCAAAGTGAGATTCTTTTAGGCAGCTTGCTTTTTTAttcagtctgacaatctctgccttttaaataAAAGTGTTTACGTTTTAATCACATTAGTAATTATATATGTTTCTGTGGTATGTATGGCAAGTTTTATTACATACACTTAGTAAGttaattaaattacatttaatgtgactataatttttccatttttaaaattgtgaagtttgaaaaacaaaattcagcatcctaaCCACTTTTAAATGTCCAgtccagttcagtggcactaaggccattcatactgttgtgcagccgtcaccaccgCCACCTCCAGAACggtttcatcttcccaaacggAGACTCTGTCCCCACCAAATAAcagctcttccttccctctccccagcccctggcctcctCAGTGTGATTATTTTACGTAGAGCACTTGGATTTAAACCTACTGTCTTGCTGTTTGTTTCGCTTTGTCCCATctactttgttctcttttctgccttcttttgggttAGACGTTTTTATGATTCCTTTTAACCTCCTTTTTTGGTCTATTGGGTGTacctctgttttattttagtggttgctttagggTGTTTGGTATATACATCTTCAACTTCCCACAGCCTGCCTTCAGGTGACTTGATGCTGCTTGAAACGCAGTGTAAGGAACTGAGAACAGTGGGCCTCCAGCCCTGCGCCCGCCACTGTGTTTTGTCGACATACCGTAAACCCTACATGCAtcttaataagaaaatatacccACGTCAACATATCCTCCTCGCTCTagctgttcatccctccctccctccaaaccGTGACAACTACTAGTCTTTTCAGTGGCCccatagtttgccttttccagaatgtcaaatAGTTGGAAtagcatgtagccttttcatactggcttcttttacttagtagtAAGTAGTAAGATGGATCGTGTCGTAAGAGTAACAtttggttttgtaagaaacaccagactgtcttccacagtggctgcaccatctcGCATCCCCACCAGCCCCACATCCTCAGGTTGGTGGCTTTCGTTCAGCACTCGAGGCTTTGCCTCAGTGTCTCTCACTTAACGTGGTTTCCGACGAGACACCTGATGTCATCCTTGCTCCTCTGGCCTGTTTAATGATCATATCACCAGCTTTTAGCAACTTACGATGTGTCCTGGTGTAATTTCATTCGTGTTTCTTTGGAGTTTGAAGCTCTCATCGAGCTTCTTGGATATGTGAGGTTAGAGTCGTCTTCAGATTTGGAAATATTTGGGTCgttatttctcactttttttctgtcGTCCGGAAACTCAGATTACCTGGTGCTAGGCAGCTTGACCTTGCCCTGCTGTCCACCAGTGCCTTTTTATTTGCTTGGGGAGGAGGagtgctttttttcctcctttcaacAGTCTCTTCAAGGTCATTAGTTTTTTGCAATGTCTGATCTGTGATTATACCAagtatattttcctcttttcatatATTGTCTTCACCTCTACAAGTTCAGTTTCAGCCATTTGTTTTTATGCTTGACACATTCAGCTTGCCTTTGGCTTTTTGACCTGTGTAGTCTAGTGATGAAAATACCTGTTTTAGTGTCCTTGGCCCACTGGCTCTAACctctgtgtcatttctgggttGTTTTCCGTTGTTCATTCCTCGTGATGGGTtgttttttcctacttctttgcatgtccggtttttttgtttgttttttttaattggatgctAGATGTTATGAAGTTTACTTTGGtgggtgctggatatttttgcatttctataaatatCTTTGAGCTTCGATAAGTTACTTTAAAACAGTTTGCTCCTTTTCGGACTTGCTCTTTAGATTTGTTGGGTGGGCTCACAGCGGTGCTTAGTCCCGGGTCTGTGGCGGTCCTTTCCCTGGCCCGGCTGGTCTCCCTGCACGTTCAGCCCGTGAGCTTGCAGTGCTGGGGGCTGCGCTCTCCCTGGGCTGTCAGGGCTGCATGCTTGATGCAGGGGCTTGGCCGGGGGCAGGGACCAGGCTTGGCCTGTTTCCTGTCTCCGGCGTCTTGTCGCTGTGTCACGTGGGACTGGAGGTGATCCAGTCCCTTGAGTAGAGGCAGGGTCCTTGCTTACGGGGCTCTTGGGAGGGTTGGTCCTGGGGCATCTCGGCCCTGCCGCTGCTGCAGGCGCCTGAGGGAGACATCTTGTGTGACGTCACGGCTTTCCCTCCGCGGCATGTCTGCCCTTTCCCGCCACACAAAAACCTGGCTCGCTCGTGCTGTGTGTCGTTTCAGGCCAACATAGCCGAGGTGGAGGTCTCCATCCCTGCCAAGCTGCACAACTCGCTCATCGGCACCAAGGGCCGCCTCATCCGCTCCATCATGGAGGAGTGCGGTGGGGTCCACATCCACTTCCCCGTGGAGGGTTCGGGAAGTGACACCGTGATCATCAGGGGCCCTTCCTCGGACGTGGAGAAGGCCCGGAAACAGCTCCTGCACCTGGCGGAGGAGAAGGTGAGCACCGCCCAGGAGGGTCACCGTGTCTGTCCTCTTGTCACGCTGGGCGCCTCCACACACCCTCTCTGTGTGGCAGGTTAGCAAACACCTATATATACCTGTGTGTCTCTGATTCTTGCCCCCACTGAAGGGCCTTTCCAACTCGGATGCCTACATATTCAGTGTAGAAAATGTGCTGCTAGGCTTGTTATTTGGGGCTTTTTCCCTCAAGTATgatttacatacagtaaagttTAGTGTATAGCTCTGAGTTTCGACAAGCATATGTTCATGTGACCGCCACTCAAATAAAAACCTTTTGACTGTCACCTCCCAAGGTTCTCTGTTGACTCAGTCGCCTTTGCCCTTTTGTTAAAATCCCAGGTGCCGCTCTGTTTGTGGACTTGGCTCCGTTTCAGCAGCACCGCAGTGGACGGCCCACTTTGTGGGACGTCTCGGGAGGCCTTCAGCTTCGTGCTTTTTAAACTGCTCTGTCTCTTCTAGACCCTTCGCCTTTCCATATGCATTTTGGAgccagcttgtcaatttctagaGCGAAATCCTGCTTGGATTTTGATTAGGGTCATGTTGGATCTGAAGATCAAAGCAGGGAGAATTGTTGTCTCGGCAGTTTTGAATCTTCCAGTCCACATCGATTCAATTTTTAAACTCTGATTTTTCAttggtgttttgtagtttttagcgTGAAGATCTTGTTCACGTTTTGTTAGGTTTATGTCTGTTttgattttagtttgtttttattataaatggtacTTTTTATACGATTGGCACTTCAATCTC from Lagenorhynchus albirostris chromosome 6, mLagAlb1.1, whole genome shotgun sequence includes:
- the HDLBP gene encoding vigilin isoform X2: MSSVAVLTQESFAEHRSGLVPQQIKVATLNSEEESDPPTYKDAFPPLPEKAACLENAQEPAGVWNNKIRPIKASVITQVFHVPLEERKYKDMNQFGEGEQAKICLEIMQRTGAHLELSLAKDQGLSIMVSGKLDAVMKARKDIVARLQTQASATVAIPKEHHRFVIGKNGEKLQDLELKTATKIQIPRPDDASNQIRITGTKEGIEKARHEVLLISAEQDKRAVERLEVEKAFHPFIAGPYNRLVSEIMQETGTRINIPPPSVNRTEIVFTGEKEQLAQAVARVKKVYEEKKKRTTTIAVEVRKSQHKYVIGPKGNSLQEILERTGVSVEIPPSDSTSETVILRGEPEKLGQALTEVYAKANSFTVSSVSAPSWLHRFIIGKKGQNLAKITQQMPKVHIEFTEGEDRITLEGPTEDVNVAQEQIEAMVKDLINRMDYVEINIDHKFHRHLIGKSGANINRIKDQYKVSVRIPPDSEKSNLIRIEGDPQGVQQAKRELLELASRMENERTKDLIIEQRFHRTIIGQKGERIREIRDKFPEVIINFPDPAQKSDIVQLRGPKNEVEKCTKYMQKVAADLVENSYSISVPIFKQFHKNIIGKGGANIKKIREESNTKIDLPAENSNSETIIITGKRANCEAARSRILSIQKDLANIAEVEVSIPAKLHNSLIGTKGRLIRSIMEECGGVHIHFPVEGSGSDTVIIRGPSSDVEKARKQLLHLAEEKEAQVTIECAIPQKFHRSVMGPKGSKIQQITRDYNVQIKFPDREENPVHSVEPAVQENGDDAGEGRDGKEAEPGSPRRCDIIVISGRKEKCEAAKEALEALVPVTIEVEVPFDLHRYIIGQKGSGIRKMMDEFEVNIHVPAPELQSDIIAITGLAANLDRAKAGLLERVKELQAEQEDRALRSFKLSVTVDPKYHPKIIGRKGAVITQIRLEHDVNIQFPDKDDGNQPQDQITITGYEKNTEAARDAILKIVGELEQMVSEDVPLDHRVHARIIGARGKAIRKIMDEFKVDIRFPQSGAPDPNCVTVTGLPENVEEAIDHILNLEEEYLADVVDSEALQLYVKPAPHEESKAPSRGFVVRDAPWTASSSEKAPDMSSSEEFPSFGAQVAPKTLPWGPKR